Proteins encoded in a region of the Candidatus Parvarchaeota archaeon genome:
- a CDS encoding nucleotidyltransferase family protein encodes MTKAFVLCGGKGTRLRPYTYSIPKPMLPLGKKPILQFVIDNLKASGISELILTVGYLKEQIRDYFGDGSKFGVKITYSEEKEELNTAGSILPCKSQIKDTFVVVMGDHLTCINLKSMLSFHKKKGGIATIGLKKQGVPLEYGVAHVSSGHISQFQEKPIVQNLINAGVYVFEPGIYDYIKPNSDFARNVFPALMEAGKPINAYEFDEFWMDIGRMHDYEKINELISIIEMVGNR; translated from the coding sequence ATGACAAAAGCATTTGTATTGTGCGGCGGCAAGGGGACAAGGCTTAGGCCGTATACCTATTCAATCCCAAAGCCAATGCTGCCGCTTGGCAAAAAGCCAATCCTGCAGTTTGTCATTGACAATCTTAAAGCAAGCGGAATATCCGAGCTTATCCTGACTGTAGGCTATCTCAAGGAGCAAATAAGGGACTACTTTGGCGACGGCTCGAAATTCGGGGTAAAAATTACTTATTCCGAGGAAAAGGAGGAGCTCAACACTGCCGGCTCAATTCTTCCCTGCAAGAGCCAGATTAAGGACACTTTTGTTGTTGTCATGGGCGACCACCTCACCTGCATCAACCTCAAATCCATGCTCTCATTTCACAAGAAAAAGGGAGGAATAGCAACAATAGGCCTGAAAAAGCAGGGCGTGCCCCTTGAATACGGGGTTGCCCACGTGTCCTCGGGTCACATAAGCCAGTTCCAGGAAAAGCCGATTGTCCAAAACCTGATTAACGCAGGCGTGTATGTCTTTGAGCCTGGAATCTACGACTACATAAAGCCAAACTCGGATTTTGCGCGAAACGTTTTTCCGGCTTTGATGGAGGCAGGCAAGCCAATCAATGCATATGAGTTTGACGAATTTTGGATGGATATCGGCAGGATGCACGACTATGAAAAAATCAACGAGCTGATTTCCATTATCGAGATGGTGGGGAACAGGTAA